The window TGGCCTCGTTCCAGTTTCCGGTCGGTCCGTGCGCGTCCCCCACGGAGGTTGCCAGTCCCTGCCCGCCGTGGCACACGGTGCAGCCGAAACTTTCGAAGGGGTGCATGTCCGCATCCGGATGGGTCCGGAATGGCTCGGGGGCGCCCTGGAACCGGGGATCCTCGGCGCCCAGATGGCACGTTTCACACCGGTCGACCCGCCCCAGGTCCACGATCCACCGTTGCCTCGCTCCGAGCGGGAAGGCCGCAAGTTCCGGTTCGCCCTCCCCCGCCTTCGCCAGGAGTCCTTTGAACTTCTTCTGGTAGGAAAGGTAGGGACGGTTGTAGTCCTTCCCGATCTGCCAGAAAAAGAAGAGCAGGATCAGCGAGCTCAGCACCACGAAAGCGCGTTTCATGGACCACCTTTGCCGCAGATTGGAGAACCGGTCGATGTCAATGTACGGGCCATTTCGCCCAAGGCCAATACAGGCGCCAGTTCGGTCCCCTCAGGAACTCTCCCACGAGGATCAGCACGATCGCCGCCACGACGATCACGGTGAAAACGATGACGGCCCTCCGCCGCGCGGGATGGAACCACTCGCCGGTCCCCACCTGCCCGCGGTCCACGTAGGGGACGAGGAGCAGGGCGAGAACGGCGACCGTCGGAACGAAGATCCCCCCCCAGAACGGGTTTCCCCAGGAAAGCAACTCCTGGAGCCCGACGAAGTACCAGGGAGCCTTGGCCGGGTTGGGTGTCACGGCGGAGTTGGCCATCTCCTCCAGGGGCGCGTCGAACAGGATCGACATGCCCATGACCAGAAGCATCACGAGGAGGAAAAGGCTCAGTTCCCGCGTCAGCAAGTGGGGCCAGGAGGACACCATCCTGTCGGGGTCCTGTCCCACGGAGGGGGTCTTCCCCTCCACGAGGTTCATGAGACCGTACGATTTCAGGTCCTTCCCCTCACTCTCCTCTTCCCGCTCCACGGTTTCATCCACGGTCTCGACCGGTCGCGCCAAGCCGCCGTCTTTCCTGATCCGCCAGAAGTGCACCATGATCAGGAGGACGGCCAGGAAGGGGAGGACGATGACGTGCATGACATAGAAGCGGATCAGCGCGTTCTGGCCGACGACCGTTCCCCCAAGAACCATGTACCGGAGTTTCTGCCCGATGATGGGAACGACACCGATCAGGTTGGACACGATCGTGATCGCCCAGTAAGCGAGTTGGTCCCAGGGAAGAAGGTATCCGGTGAGACTCAGGAAGAGCGTGAAGAGGAGGAGAAGGACCCCGAGAACCCAGTTGAACTCCCTGGGCTCCCGATACGAAGCCGTGTAGTAGACGCGGCACATATGAAGAAACACCGCGATGATCATCGCGTGGGCCGCCCATCGGTGCATGTTGCGGACGATCACGCCGAAGCTGACGACGAACTGGAGGTCCTTCATGTCCTCGTAGGCACGTTCGACGTGCGGAATGTAGTAGAACATCAGGAGGACGCCCGTGACCGACAGGATAATGAAGAGATAGAACGAGATCAGCCCGAGGCCGAGGGTCTTCGAAAATTTCAGGCTTTCCGGGTACACCTTGACCGGGTGGACGTGAAGAAACAGGTTGCTCGTGATCCCTTCGGACCGGAGCCGTTCGTTGTCGGGGTAGCCGTGCCGGAAGATCGACTTCCAGACGCGGTTCCGGAACAGGGCCTCTTTCCAGTTTTCCTTCACGTTTTCACCGTCAGGGTCTGTGTGTACGGGACGATTCTGCGCTCGTCGATGAAGATTCGGCCGTCCGACGCGATCCTGGCCTCGTACCAGGGAAGAGGGTCAGGTGCGGGGCCTTTCACCACCCCTCCCTTCTCGTCGAAGATGCTCCCATGGCAAGGGCACTCCCACACTCTTTTCTCCTCGACCCAGTGGGGCGTGCACCCCATGTGGGTGCAGACGGCGGAGCAGACCTTGTAGGTGTTGCCGTTACGCACCACGAAGATCCGCTTTTCCGGCAAGAAGTTCACCCCCTCCGGAAAATCGTGCGGCCTCCCGATCTTGAATGCCTTCGGAGGTTCGTACAGGATGTTGGGGGTCATGAACCGCACGCTGGCCCATGAGATCCCCGTGATCGTCCCCAGAGAGGCGAACCAGCCGAGGAAACCCAGGAAACGTCTCCGGTCGATCGGATTCCCGCTCATGCCAGAGCCTCTCTTTCCTCGAAGAGTTCCATGGTGATCGCGTGGGTCGGGCATCGCTTTTCGCACAGACCGCATCGCGTGCAACGCTTCTCGTCCTTGATGATGGCCGAACCGGCCGGCCGGTCCGTCCCGAAGCGGGCCCGGAGGATCTCCCGGATCTTCTCGTCCGCGCGGATCTGCGCCACGTCGACGAGCCGGTAGCACGACTCGGGGCATACGTCCGCGCAACCGCCGCAGAGGATGCACTTGGCGCTGCTGATGATCGTGTTGACGTTGCACCGGTAGCAGCGGCTCCCCTCGGTGTGTGCATGCCCCTCGTCGTAGCACACCTCCACCTCGCTGATGCCCGT is drawn from Deltaproteobacteria bacterium and contains these coding sequences:
- a CDS encoding cytochrome b N-terminal domain-containing protein, which encodes MKENWKEALFRNRVWKSIFRHGYPDNERLRSEGITSNLFLHVHPVKVYPESLKFSKTLGLGLISFYLFIILSVTGVLLMFYYIPHVERAYEDMKDLQFVVSFGVIVRNMHRWAAHAMIIAVFLHMCRVYYTASYREPREFNWVLGVLLLLFTLFLSLTGYLLPWDQLAYWAITIVSNLIGVVPIIGQKLRYMVLGGTVVGQNALIRFYVMHVIVLPFLAVLLIMVHFWRIRKDGGLARPVETVDETVEREEESEGKDLKSYGLMNLVEGKTPSVGQDPDRMVSSWPHLLTRELSLFLLVMLLVMGMSILFDAPLEEMANSAVTPNPAKAPWYFVGLQELLSWGNPFWGGIFVPTVAVLALLLVPYVDRGQVGTGEWFHPARRRAVIVFTVIVVAAIVLILVGEFLRGPNWRLYWPWAKWPVH
- a CDS encoding ubiquinol-cytochrome c reductase iron-sulfur subunit, whose protein sequence is MSGNPIDRRRFLGFLGWFASLGTITGISWASVRFMTPNILYEPPKAFKIGRPHDFPEGVNFLPEKRIFVVRNGNTYKVCSAVCTHMGCTPHWVEEKRVWECPCHGSIFDEKGGVVKGPAPDPLPWYEARIASDGRIFIDERRIVPYTQTLTVKT